A window of Haloarchaeobius litoreus contains these coding sequences:
- a CDS encoding amidohydrolase — MTTAADRVLTNAEVHTLADPDETYEAVAVRDGEVVRLDSAYEIDFLVGVDTDVVDCGGRTVLPGFVDAHTHMQQLGQYQVHADLSDAGSVDEAVETLASDAADDGDWLLGFGWDESGWDEPRYLTRTDLDRVSDERPVAAVRVDMHTAALNSVALERLRDAMPAEDVRTEDGEPTGVVVEDAVEPVWDAIDPDPAETRELLTAARDYAHRHGVTCVHDMVRQSHAPRVYRELDLADELDLRVRINYWSDHLDAVLDAGLRTNHGSEFVQVGAIKSFTDGSFGGRTAKLSEPYADDPEETGTWVVDPDELRDITAEADDAGLQCTVHAIGDEAVEETLSAFEATEDPGAARHRVEHVELATDEHVERFTESGIVASCQPNFLRWAQDGGLYDQRLGEERRTVSNRYRDLLDAGVHLAFSSDTMPMDPLLGVCHAVSAPSEHQRISVTEALRAYTLGGAYAGFDEGRMGTVEVGKRADFVVLEASPWDVGAEEIRDIDVAMTVVDGEVVHDGR; from the coding sequence ATGACCACAGCGGCCGACCGCGTCCTCACGAACGCGGAGGTGCACACGCTCGCCGACCCCGACGAGACGTACGAGGCAGTCGCCGTCCGCGACGGCGAGGTCGTCCGTCTCGACAGCGCGTACGAGATCGACTTCCTCGTCGGCGTCGACACCGACGTCGTCGACTGCGGGGGACGGACGGTGCTCCCGGGGTTCGTGGACGCCCACACGCACATGCAGCAGCTCGGGCAGTACCAGGTCCACGCGGACCTCTCCGACGCGGGCTCGGTCGACGAGGCGGTCGAGACGCTCGCCAGCGACGCGGCCGACGACGGCGACTGGCTGCTCGGGTTCGGCTGGGACGAGTCCGGGTGGGACGAGCCACGGTACCTCACGCGTACGGACCTGGACCGCGTCAGCGACGAGCGCCCGGTCGCCGCGGTCCGGGTGGACATGCACACGGCCGCGCTGAACTCCGTCGCGCTGGAGCGACTCCGGGACGCGATGCCCGCGGAAGACGTCCGCACCGAGGACGGCGAGCCGACCGGCGTCGTCGTCGAGGACGCCGTCGAGCCGGTGTGGGACGCCATCGACCCCGACCCCGCCGAGACGCGCGAACTGCTCACGGCGGCGCGGGACTACGCCCACCGCCACGGCGTCACCTGCGTCCACGACATGGTGCGCCAGTCCCACGCGCCGCGTGTCTACCGCGAACTCGACCTGGCCGACGAGCTCGACCTGCGGGTCCGCATCAACTACTGGAGCGACCACCTCGACGCGGTGCTGGATGCCGGTCTGCGGACGAACCACGGCAGCGAGTTCGTGCAGGTCGGTGCGATCAAGTCGTTCACCGACGGCAGCTTCGGCGGCCGCACCGCGAAGCTCTCCGAGCCCTACGCCGACGACCCGGAGGAGACCGGCACCTGGGTCGTCGACCCCGACGAGCTCCGCGACATCACCGCGGAAGCGGACGACGCCGGGCTCCAGTGCACCGTCCACGCCATCGGCGACGAGGCCGTCGAGGAGACGCTGTCGGCGTTCGAGGCGACGGAGGACCCGGGTGCGGCCCGCCACCGCGTCGAGCACGTCGAGCTCGCCACCGACGAGCACGTCGAGCGCTTCACCGAGTCCGGCATCGTCGCCTCCTGCCAGCCGAACTTCCTCCGCTGGGCGCAGGATGGCGGGCTGTACGACCAGCGCCTCGGCGAGGAGCGCCGCACGGTGTCGAACCGCTACCGCGACCTGCTCGACGCCGGCGTGCATCTCGCCTTCTCCAGCGACACCATGCCGATGGACCCGCTCCTCGGGGTCTGTCACGCGGTCAGCGCGCCGAGCGAGCACCAGCGCATCTCCGTGACCGAGGCGCTACGGGCGTACACCCTCGGCGGCGCGTACGCGGGCTTCGACGAGGGCCGCATGGGCACCGTCGAGGTCGGGAAGCGGGCGGACTTCGTGGTGCTGGAGGCGTCGCCGTGGGACGTCGGCGCCGAGGAGATACGGGATATCGACGTGGCGATGACGGTCGTCGACGGCGAGGTCGTCCACGACGGGCGGTAG
- a CDS encoding DoxX family membrane protein, which translates to MATNELETELFGRSARFNYSATWVGYALLGLRLIMGWTFFYAGITKVLDPDWSASGFLLNAIPEGNPFGGMWATMANEYVWLIDPLNAWGLTLVGLALLLGAFVRFSAFWGAIMMLFYWAASLPLANGIVIDSHIVYALLLFGLGAFGAGRILGVDAYLEERDFVRENRPVQYLLG; encoded by the coding sequence ATGGCAACCAACGAACTCGAGACCGAGCTGTTCGGACGTAGCGCCCGGTTCAACTACTCCGCGACGTGGGTCGGCTACGCGCTGCTGGGCCTCCGGCTCATCATGGGCTGGACGTTCTTCTACGCGGGCATCACGAAGGTCCTCGACCCGGACTGGTCGGCGAGTGGCTTCCTGCTGAACGCCATCCCCGAGGGCAACCCCTTCGGCGGGATGTGGGCGACCATGGCCAACGAGTACGTCTGGCTCATCGACCCGCTGAACGCATGGGGGCTCACGCTCGTCGGGCTCGCGCTCCTGCTCGGCGCGTTCGTCCGCTTCAGCGCGTTCTGGGGCGCGATCATGATGCTGTTCTACTGGGCGGCCAGCCTGCCGCTCGCGAACGGCATCGTCATCGACTCCCACATCGTCTACGCGCTGTTGCTGTTCGGCCTCGGCGCGTTCGGGGCCGGCCGCATCCTCGGCGTGGACGCGTACCTCGAGGAGCGTGACTTCGTCCGGGAGAACCGTCCGGTCCAGTACCTGCTCGGGTGA
- a CDS encoding DUF7521 family protein — MVSTTPFAVLANAVSVALGGVVAHVAYRAHRRTASRPLLWLAVGLAALTAAGVLGVADGLVGLDPTVRRLGQAVALAVGFALVAVALYQQVE; from the coding sequence ATGGTCTCCACGACACCGTTCGCCGTCCTGGCGAACGCGGTCTCGGTCGCGCTCGGCGGCGTCGTCGCGCACGTCGCCTACCGCGCACATCGACGGACCGCCTCGCGGCCGTTGCTCTGGCTGGCGGTCGGGCTGGCCGCGCTGACGGCCGCCGGCGTGCTCGGCGTCGCGGACGGGCTGGTGGGGCTCGACCCGACGGTGCGGCGACTGGGACAGGCCGTCGCGCTGGCGGTCGGTTTCGCGCTCGTGGCGGTAGCGCTCTACCAGCAGGTCGAGTGA
- a CDS encoding TrmB family transcriptional regulator has protein sequence MASLRDLGLSEYEARAYRALLNTGPTTAKELSRASDVPMGRIYDVLNSIEQYNLVRSQTASRPKKYVAVEPSTALDRLLDDKKRELEEKAEQYENIVDELSDELDAAEPVEEQFWTASVGEEETTDLLLERLTAADERIIMVASTPSPQFDVTEVGDQIVEELEEAIERGVDVDVLLTREMVASLSEEVGRRYRERLSGEDSFQVRTSEEVTGTFNLIDDMEVVIQVPNPLGSRETFAMIDLKDPEFAGEVYAEFEPTWNDAEPLSF, from the coding sequence ATGGCGAGTTTGAGGGACCTGGGTCTGTCGGAGTACGAGGCGAGAGCCTACCGAGCGCTGTTGAACACTGGTCCGACAACGGCCAAGGAGTTGTCCCGGGCGAGCGACGTGCCGATGGGCCGCATCTACGACGTGCTGAACAGCATCGAGCAGTACAATCTCGTGCGGTCACAGACCGCGAGCCGCCCGAAGAAGTACGTCGCGGTGGAGCCATCGACCGCGCTCGACCGCCTGCTGGACGACAAGAAACGCGAGCTGGAGGAGAAGGCCGAGCAGTACGAGAACATCGTCGACGAGCTGTCGGACGAGCTCGACGCCGCCGAGCCCGTCGAGGAGCAGTTCTGGACCGCCTCCGTCGGCGAGGAGGAGACGACCGACCTGCTGCTCGAACGGCTCACCGCGGCCGACGAGCGCATCATCATGGTCGCCTCGACGCCGTCGCCCCAGTTCGACGTGACCGAGGTCGGCGACCAGATCGTCGAGGAGCTGGAGGAGGCCATCGAGCGCGGCGTCGACGTCGACGTGCTGCTCACCCGCGAGATGGTCGCCTCCCTCTCGGAGGAGGTCGGCCGCCGCTACCGGGAGCGCCTCTCCGGCGAGGACTCCTTCCAGGTGCGCACGAGCGAGGAGGTCACGGGCACGTTCAACCTCATCGACGACATGGAGGTCGTCATCCAGGTGCCGAACCCGCTGGGCTCCCGGGAGACGTTCGCGATGATAGACCTCAAAGACCCCGAGTTCGCGGGCGAGGTGTACGCCGAGTTCGAGCCGACGTGGAACGATGCGGAGCCGCTGAGTTTCTGA
- a CDS encoding DUF255 domain-containing protein: MDESAVETRVEWREWGQDAFDAADARNKPVLLSLSATWCSHCHEMDRETYDEPRIAANVNDGFVPVRVDVDRHPRVRDRYNMGGFPSTVFLTPEGEVLTGAGYLGVDGMRQVLDSVREMWDGKGASAGRVPRALQGTDTPAGELTPDIESNLVGQLMAAYDEQAGGWGEAEKFPLPRTIEFALKREREQALRSLNAVSANLLDDYEGGFFRFAGNPDWTDVHYEKVLDTNAALVRAFANAYLLTGKEELRQPAASTVDYLTTTLWTGEAFAGSQAAGEGRDYYTAAASDREDAPAPSVDDTVFADWNALAVDGLLTYHGYTDDEGARRYGERALTHLVDDLVDDGVVTHYRTADEVGASGLLVDHARVVGALTRARQVLGPDALADANADATPTEIARAVADHTIETLRSGESFVDGPREGAGLLDRPLRPLDGNVEFADALVDLAVLTGEERYREVARGTLAAFAGAADRFGVRIAAYGSAVSRLLNEPLVIAVTADAGSDLHRAALRMADHEKVVVPAAEGFEASEAAYVVRGDETSEPATTPEELSGRVSELVR, from the coding sequence ATGGACGAGTCCGCAGTCGAGACGCGCGTCGAGTGGCGGGAGTGGGGCCAGGACGCCTTCGACGCAGCAGACGCTCGAAACAAGCCGGTCCTCCTCTCGCTCTCCGCAACCTGGTGCTCGCACTGTCACGAGATGGACCGGGAGACGTACGACGAGCCGCGGATCGCGGCGAACGTGAACGACGGGTTCGTGCCGGTCAGAGTGGACGTCGACCGCCATCCCAGAGTACGAGATCGCTACAACATGGGCGGGTTCCCGTCGACGGTGTTCCTCACGCCCGAGGGCGAGGTCCTGACGGGCGCGGGCTACCTCGGCGTGGACGGGATGCGGCAGGTGCTCGACTCGGTGCGGGAGATGTGGGACGGGAAGGGGGCGTCCGCCGGGAGAGTCCCGCGGGCGCTCCAGGGGACGGACACCCCCGCGGGAGAGCTCACGCCGGACATCGAGTCGAACCTGGTCGGCCAGCTCATGGCGGCGTACGACGAGCAGGCGGGTGGCTGGGGCGAGGCGGAGAAGTTCCCGCTGCCGCGGACCATCGAGTTCGCGCTGAAGCGTGAGCGGGAGCAGGCGCTACGGAGCCTGAACGCGGTGAGCGCGAACCTGCTGGACGACTACGAGGGCGGATTCTTCCGGTTCGCGGGCAACCCGGACTGGACCGACGTGCACTACGAGAAGGTGCTGGACACGAACGCGGCGCTGGTTCGGGCGTTCGCGAACGCCTACCTGCTGACGGGGAAGGAAGAGCTCCGCCAGCCCGCGGCGTCGACGGTGGACTACCTGACGACGACGCTCTGGACGGGCGAGGCGTTCGCGGGGAGCCAGGCCGCCGGCGAGGGTCGGGACTACTACACGGCGGCGGCGAGCGACCGCGAGGACGCCCCCGCCCCGTCCGTCGACGACACCGTCTTCGCGGACTGGAACGCGCTCGCGGTCGATGGCCTCCTCACCTACCACGGCTACACCGACGACGAGGGTGCGCGTCGGTACGGCGAGCGCGCGCTGACCCATCTCGTCGACGACCTCGTGGACGACGGCGTGGTCACGCACTACCGGACCGCCGACGAGGTGGGCGCGTCGGGGCTGCTCGTCGACCACGCGCGGGTCGTGGGGGCGCTGACGCGTGCGCGGCAGGTGCTCGGCCCGGACGCGCTCGCCGATGCGAACGCCGACGCGACCCCGACCGAGATCGCTCGGGCCGTCGCGGACCACACGATAGAGACGCTCCGCTCCGGCGAGTCGTTCGTCGACGGCCCCCGGGAGGGCGCGGGGCTGCTCGACCGTCCCCTGCGCCCGCTCGACGGCAACGTGGAGTTCGCGGACGCGCTGGTCGACCTCGCGGTGCTGACGGGGGAGGAGCGCTACCGCGAGGTGGCCCGGGGGACGCTTGCGGCCTTCGCGGGCGCGGCGGACCGCTTCGGCGTGCGCATCGCGGCCTACGGGAGCGCGGTGTCGCGGCTGCTGAACGAGCCGCTCGTCATCGCCGTGACGGCCGACGCGGGGAGCGACCTCCACCGTGCCGCGCTCAGGATGGCAGACCACGAGAAGGTCGTGGTGCCGGCCGCCGAGGGGTTCGAGGCGAGCGAGGCGGCCTATGTGGTCCGTGGCGACGAGACGAGCGAGCCAGCCACGACGCCGGAAGAACTCAGCGGGCGCGTCTCCGAGCTGGTGCGCTGA
- a CDS encoding FxsA family protein has protein sequence MRTLRYIGLLLLIPLLDAILLVAIAAWGFLGPIETVALVVLTGLIGMFLVRAEGRRTIRKIQRKLAEGKAPTNELMDGGLLIAAGAFLLTPGFVTDALGVLLTIPVTRVPIRVVLKKYVVTPYIDKQVDGMASGNVWTYGFPEDEDPFENVGGASGGGGGFGGPGAGSGDVGGNPDDDVYDLGDDAYDIEFEEKD, from the coding sequence ATGCGAACGCTCCGGTACATCGGGCTGCTGTTGCTCATCCCCCTGCTCGATGCGATCCTGCTCGTGGCCATCGCGGCCTGGGGCTTCCTCGGTCCCATCGAGACGGTCGCGCTGGTCGTCCTGACCGGGCTCATCGGGATGTTCCTCGTCCGCGCCGAAGGCCGCAGGACAATCCGGAAGATACAGCGCAAGCTCGCCGAGGGGAAGGCCCCGACGAACGAGCTCATGGACGGCGGCCTGCTCATCGCGGCCGGGGCGTTCCTCCTCACGCCCGGGTTCGTCACCGACGCGCTGGGCGTCCTGCTCACCATCCCCGTCACCCGGGTGCCCATCCGCGTCGTCCTGAAGAAGTACGTCGTCACGCCGTACATCGACAAGCAGGTCGACGGGATGGCCTCGGGCAACGTCTGGACCTACGGCTTCCCCGAGGACGAGGACCCGTTCGAGAACGTCGGCGGCGCGAGCGGCGGTGGCGGCGGCTTCGGCGGCCCGGGCGCTGGCTCCGGCGACGTCGGCGGTAACCCCGACGACGACGTGTACGACCTCGGCGACGACGCCTACGACATCGAGTTCGAGGAGAAGGACTGA
- a CDS encoding haloalkane dehalogenase codes for MAELVRTPAARFEGLPGYDYDAEYVSVGEPEMAYVDEGEGSETFLCLHGEPTYSFLYRKMVPTLAEHGRVVAPDFVGFGRSEKYTDEDAYSFDAHYDWLVAFLEELDLDGLTLVCQDWGGILGLAAAAHHPERFDRIVAMNTGIPDGTQEMPDVWHEFREAVETAETLDVARLVESGCTSELSDDVLDAYSAPFHTEAVKASVRTWPGMVPLSPDDEGADVMRATRERLADWEEPAFVLFSDSDPIMRSNRDPLRGFFPTAADQPDVWVEGAGHFLQEDAGETVAEHVVAFVDRT; via the coding sequence ATGGCCGAACTCGTTCGGACACCAGCAGCGCGGTTCGAGGGGTTGCCGGGCTACGACTACGACGCGGAGTACGTCAGCGTCGGCGAGCCGGAGATGGCCTACGTCGACGAGGGTGAGGGCTCGGAGACGTTCCTCTGTCTGCACGGCGAGCCGACGTACTCGTTCCTCTACCGCAAGATGGTCCCGACGCTCGCCGAGCACGGCCGCGTCGTCGCGCCCGACTTCGTCGGGTTCGGACGCTCGGAGAAGTACACCGACGAGGACGCGTACTCGTTCGACGCGCACTACGACTGGCTCGTGGCGTTCCTCGAGGAGCTCGACCTCGACGGCCTCACCCTCGTCTGTCAGGACTGGGGCGGCATCCTCGGGCTCGCGGCAGCGGCACACCACCCCGAGCGGTTCGACCGCATCGTCGCAATGAACACGGGCATCCCCGACGGCACGCAGGAGATGCCCGACGTGTGGCACGAGTTCCGGGAGGCCGTCGAGACCGCGGAGACGCTGGACGTCGCCCGGCTCGTCGAGTCCGGCTGTACGAGCGAGCTCTCGGATGACGTGCTCGACGCCTACAGCGCGCCGTTCCACACCGAGGCGGTGAAGGCCAGCGTGCGGACCTGGCCGGGGATGGTGCCGCTGTCGCCCGACGACGAGGGGGCGGACGTGATGCGGGCGACGCGCGAGCGTCTCGCCGACTGGGAGGAACCCGCGTTCGTGCTGTTCTCCGATTCGGACCCGATCATGCGCTCGAACCGCGACCCACTGCGTGGGTTCTTCCCGACCGCGGCCGACCAGCCCGACGTGTGGGTCGAAGGGGCGGGCCACTTCCTGCAGGAGGACGCCGGAGAGACAGTCGCCGAGCACGTCGTCGCGTTCGTCGACCGGACCTAG
- a CDS encoding archaellin/type IV pilin N-terminal domain-containing protein yields MKRRGQAGIGTLVMFVALVTVAAIAGGALLGGANAIRLQAEDETESTIADIGTGLTVVNEVGRVNDDGESVRYVRLSVKLGSGTNESDLRNATIHYTDDDTTATLNFTNQTANATNFSVAAPVDADDSAPVLNDETDTFHIFVAVEAIRAGVEDGPAGITWRTNAGLTIVTEDDMRTTVTLTPPAALEGKQWVGV; encoded by the coding sequence ATGAAGCGTCGGGGCCAGGCCGGCATCGGGACCCTCGTCATGTTCGTCGCGCTCGTCACCGTCGCGGCCATCGCGGGTGGCGCGCTACTGGGCGGGGCGAACGCCATCCGGCTGCAGGCCGAGGACGAGACCGAGTCGACCATCGCCGACATCGGGACCGGCCTGACCGTCGTCAACGAGGTCGGGCGCGTGAACGACGACGGCGAGAGCGTCCGCTACGTTCGCCTCAGCGTGAAACTCGGCTCGGGGACCAACGAGAGCGACCTCCGGAACGCGACAATCCACTACACCGACGACGACACCACGGCGACACTGAACTTCACGAACCAGACCGCGAACGCGACGAACTTCAGCGTCGCCGCGCCCGTCGACGCCGACGACTCGGCACCGGTACTCAACGACGAGACGGACACGTTCCACATCTTCGTCGCGGTCGAGGCCATCCGCGCGGGCGTGGAGGACGGTCCCGCCGGTATCACCTGGCGGACGAACGCAGGGCTCACCATCGTCACGGAGGACGATATGCGCACGACGGTAACGCTGACACCGCCGGCCGCGCTCGAGGGAAAGCAGTGGGTCGGCGTCTGA